The genomic region CCCGCCGTACTGCACCGGGGCCGCGGCCATCCGGAACGGGATCCCCGCGGCGGTGGTGACGTCCTGGACATACCCGTTCGCGACGGCCTGCGGATCCGCGGCGGCCTCCAGCGTGCTCTGCACCACCGTCCACTGGCCGACGAAACCCGCCAGCCGCTCCCGCCACTCGGCCACCGGACGCTCCGCGAAGGTCCTCTCGAGGATGGCGATCGCCGCCCCGCTGTTCGCCATCAACGACGCGTGGTCGGCGAAACGCGGATCGACGGCCAGCTCGGGACGCCCGAGGGCCTCACACATCGGCGCCCAGTACTTCCCGGCCTGCAGGCAGCACAGCGCCAGCCACTGGCCGTCCTTGGTCAGGTAGTT from Parafrankia discariae harbors:
- a CDS encoding CoA transferase, translating into GMWAMGQALALSLLLDVPWNPPPADAPRSNPLTGNYLTKDGQWLALCCLQAGKYWAPMCEALGRPELAVDPRFADHASLMANSGAAIAILERTFAERPVAEWRERLAGFVGQWTVVQSTLEAAADPQAVANGYVQDVTTAAGIPFRMAAAPVQYGGAPAPAGRAPLFNEHGDEILAELGLDTDAVLDLKIRGVVA